In Phragmites australis chromosome 16, lpPhrAust1.1, whole genome shotgun sequence, one DNA window encodes the following:
- the LOC133896074 gene encoding reticulon-like protein B23 encodes MESIGGDGDAAARGTGGGIGGRWAVGAVCGGLVYYHCAVRRASAVSLAADVLLVLLCSLSILGLLFRHLHISVPVDPLEWQISEEMANSIVASLANTIGAAESVLRVAATGHDKKLLFKVVFTLYFLAALGRVVSGAAIAYAALCIFCLYMFVQSTDLFDQLPSWVPIGRDSLGSAQDTG; translated from the exons ATGGAGTCcatcggcggcgacggcgacgcggcggcgagggggacAGGTGGGGGAATCGGAGGCCGGTGGGCGGTGGGCGCGGTGTGCGGGGGGCTGGTGTACTACCACTGCGCGGTGCGGCGCGCCAGCGCGGTGTCCCTCGCCGCCGACGtgctcctcgtcctcctctgcTCCCTCTCCATCCTCGGCCTCCTCTTCCGCCACCTACACATCTC TGTGCCTGTGGATCCTCTTGAATGGCAGATTTCTGAGGAGATGGCAAATAGTATAGTTGCTTCTTTGGCTAACACAATTGGAGCTGCTGAGTCTGTATTGAGGGTGGCTGCAACTGGACATGACAAGAAGCTCCTTTTCAAG GTGGTTTTTACATTGTATTTTCTAGCGGCTTTGGGAAGGGTTGTGTCAGGTGCCGCGATTGCTTATGCTG CTCTCTGTATCTTCTGCCTCTACATGTTTGTACAAAGCACCGATCTGTTTGATCAGCTCCCTTCTTGGGTCCCTATAGGAAGAGATTCATTGGGCAGCGCTCAGGATACCGGCTGA